The following coding sequences are from one Liolophura sinensis isolate JHLJ2023 chromosome 12, CUHK_Ljap_v2, whole genome shotgun sequence window:
- the LOC135479271 gene encoding nuclear protein AMMECR1-like, whose product MAASCCGVKKQKLNNSMPSICCNGSSVHPNPHKNGYTVASVEMCFFCFDVLHSHLYSYDPPKIPSFTNDSYPLFVTWKMGRDRRLRGCIGTFSAMSLHNGLREYAVTSAMKDSRFSPITKEDFPKLHVSVSILTHFEDAGDFLDWEVGVHGIRIEFYNEKGHKKTATYLPEVAVEQGWDRIQTIDSLMRKGGYKSSITHEVRRSIRLTRYRSEKITISYSDYVCQKQNGHA is encoded by the exons ATGGCCGCAAGCTGTTGTGGGGTGAAGAAGCAGAAGCTCAATAATTCTATGCCATCCATATGCTGCAACGGCTCATCAGTTCATCCAAACCCCCACAAAAATGGCTACACTGTCGCCTCCGTGGAGATGTGTTTCTTCTGTTTTGACGTCCTACACAGCCATTTATACAGTTATGACCCACCCAAGATTCCGTCGTTTACCAACGATTCATA CCCTTTATTTGTCACCTGGAAAATGGGGCGTGACCGACGACTACGTGGTTGTATAGGCACCTTTTCAGCTATGAGCCTTCATAATGGTCTCAGGGAATATGCAGTCACTAG TGCCATGAAAGATAGCCGATTTAGTCCAATAACAAAAGAGGATTTCCCCAAACTCCATGTATCTGTGTCTATACTCACCCACTTTGAGGACGCCGGGGATTTCCTGGATTGGGAG GTTGGAGTTCACGGAATCCGCATTGAGTTTTATAATGAAAAGGGACACAAAAAAACTGCAACATATTTACCCGAAGTTGCAGTTGAGCAAG GTTGGGACCGTATCCAGACAATAGACTCGCTCATGCGAAAGGGAGGTTACAAGAGCTCTATAACTCACGAGGTGCGACGCTCCATCCGCCTTACTAGATATCGCAGCGAAAAAATCACCATTAGTTACAGTGACTATGtttgtcaaaaacaaaatggccatgCATGA
- the LOC135479399 gene encoding WD repeat-containing protein 53-like, with translation MARMLKGGHSDSVLCVECKEHLLVSGGEGGELCTWDLRTEELTHKLTKSDGCTSICLPKNKPDTLYASFRENVEQYDVRNFDSPVDSLPVCDDEINQIVLNDKEEFLAACDDTGNVKVFTVRAGENKVFKTLRNKHTNICSSVTFRPGKPWDIVTGGFDFNLIHWDFGKLKVLNMWNMQELISDESLDSVNYLLNPPFVHHVNVNPDGTLVACGLGNGGVLLMDSSRRHLKKEHYFQAHSQGVSQVHFVDSTKFITGSNDEQILMWDLSRGEGAGEAAAAPTPITNGHRTNPAPVVPALTENVICHKIDHKFKINWLTPVTRNGVLAVAVADQRSDISLYAIP, from the coding sequence ATGGCTCGTATGCTAAAGGGAGGCCACTCTGACAGTGTTCTGTGTGTGGAGTGCAAGGAGCATCTCCTGGTGAGTGGAGGGGAAGGGGGAGAACTCTGTACCTGGGACCTCCGAACAGAAGAGCTCACCCACAAACTGACTAAATCTGATGGCTGCACTTCAATATGTCTTCCCAAAAACAAACCAGACACTCTGTATGCTTCCTTCAGGGAAAATGTTGAACAGTACGATGTTCGTAACTTTGATTCTCCTGTGGACTCCCTTCCCGTCTGTGATGATGAAATTAATCAGATTGTTCTAAATGATAAGGAGGAGTTTCTTGCAGCTTGCGATGACACAGGTAACGTGAAAGTATTCACTGTTAGAGCTGGTGAAAACAAGGTGTTCAAAACCTTGAGGAACAAACACACGAACATCTGCTCCTCAGTGACGTTTCGTCCGGGAAAACCCTGGGATATTGTGACTGGAGGGTTTGATTTCAACCTCATACACTGGGATTTTGGCAAGTTGAAGGTTTTGAACATGTGGAATATGCAGGAATTAATAAGTGATGAGAGTTTGGACAGTGTTAACTACCTCCTGAACCCCCCATTTGTTCATCATGTTAACGTGAATCCTGATGGAACCTTGGTGGCCTGTGGCCTTGGAAATGGGGGTGTGCTACTAATGGACTCTTCCAGACGGCATCTGAAGAAGGAGCACTACTTTCAGGCTCATTCGCAGGGCGTTTCTCAGGTTCATTTTGTTGACAGTACAAAGTTTATAACAGGAAGTAACGATGAACAGATCTTGATGTGGGACTTGTCGCGGGGCGAAGGCGCAGGAGAGGCGGCAGCTGCCCCCACACCCATCACGAATGGGCACAGAACTAACCCAGCCCCAGTTGTGCCCGCTTTAACTGAGAACGTCATCTGTCACAAAATTGATCACAAGTTCAAGATAAACTGGTTGACACCTGTCACACGGAATGGGGTTTTAGCTGTGGCAGTCGCTGATCAGCGGTCAGACATAAGTTTATACGCAATTCCTTGA